ACAGCGCGGCGGCGACTTCGGGGGACGGCTGGACGTTCACGTCGTGACTCTATCCGCCGTGAGCGTCGTTGTCGGGGAGTCCCGGAGTCACGTCGTGACCTCGGCACTCCCCGATGACGCTCAGATGCCCAGGACCGTCCGGACGGTGGTGATGACGCCGTTCTCGGTGTTCGGCGGGGCGGTGTAGTTGGCGACGTCGATGATGTCGGGGTGGGCGTTGCCCATGGCGAACGACCAGTCCGCGGCCTGCAGCATCTCGTAGTCGTTGAGGTAGTCGCCGAAGGCCATCGTCTGCGTGGCGTCGATGCCCATGGCCTTCTGCAGCTCGCGGACGGCGAGTCCCTTGTCGACGCCCTCGGCCATCACGTCGACCCAGTGGGCGCCCGAGACCGCGACGGGATTCGGGTGGCAGTACTCGCGCAGGAACGGCGCCGTGACCGCCTCGAGGTCGCCGAAGTCGTGCACGGCGAGCTTGATGATCGTGTCGTCGATCGTGGTCAGGTCGTCCGTCACCTCGAGGCGCCGGTAGTACGGCTCGACCTGGTCCAGGAACGGCCGGTCGGTGCGGGTGATCCAGGCCGATTTCACGCCGCACACGACGATGCCCAGGTCGACGCCCTCGTCGGCCAGCTCCTGGATCCGGGCCACGCTCGTCGAGACCCACGCGGCGTCGAGGGGGTGCACGGCCACCTCGGTCCCGCGGTCCGTGACGTAGGAGCCGTTCTCGGCGATGATCACGAGGCCGTCCGAGACCGGTTCGAACATGGCGGTCAGGGTCGCCCACTGCCGGCCACTCGCGGGGGCGAACGCCACACCCGCCGCCTGCAGATCGCGGATCAGGTCGATCGTCCCGTCCGGGAGGCGCTTGTGCTCGTCGAGCAGGGTGCCGTCGAGGTCGGCCACGACGAGTCGGATGTCGGGCGCGGTCATGCCCTCTAGTCGATCACACTCCGGTGGAAGTTCGCGTGGGACCGGGAGGCCGTCGGTCCACGCTGGCCCTGATAGCGGGAGCCGTACTTCGTGGAGCCGTAGGGGTTCTCGGCCGCCGAGGTCAGCCTGAAGAAGCACAGCTGCCCGATCTTCATGCCGGGGTAGAGCTTGATCGGCAAGGTCGCGACGTTGGCGAGCTCGAGGGTGATGTGGCCCTGGAAGCCCGGGTCGATGAAGCCGGCGGTGGAGTGCGTCATGAGGCCGAGGCGCCCCAGGGAGGACTTGCCCTCGAGCCGCGCAGCGACGTCGTCGGGCAGCGTCACGTACTCGTACGTGGAGCCCAGCACGAACTCGCCCGGGTGCAGGATGAACGCGTCGTCGCCGTTGACCTCGACCTCGCGCGTGAGGTCGGACTGGTCCTGCGCCGGGTCGATGTGGGGGTACTTGTGGTTGTCGAACACCCGGAAGAACTTGTCGAGGCGCACGTCGATGCTCGACGGCTGGATCATCGAGGGCTCGTAGGGGTCGAGCGCGACCCGTCCGGCGTCGATCTCGGCGAGGATGTCGCGGTCCGAAAGCAGCACAAGGAGAACCTAACGCACGGGCGGCGCGCGGAGCCGCGCCCCGGAGCGGAACGGCTCTTCACACTCGGCGCGTGAACCCCACGTGTGCCATCGTGCGAGAAACCAATCGTGAGGAGCAGCACGTGTACAAGAACATCCTGGTCGGCGTGGACGGCAGCGACAGCGCCCAGCGCGCCGCCGAGGTCGCGGCCGGACTGGCCTCGGCCACCGGCGCCACCCTGCACATCGTGACCGCCGTCGACGAAAAGGGCGGCGCACCCTCCGACCTCCCCGAGGGCATGCATCCGCTCAGCCCCGGCGAGCGGGCCGAGGCCATCGCGCGCCAGGTCGCCGAGAGCCTGTCCTACAAGGGAACCGTCCAGGCCAGCCCGGCGCCCGGCAAGCCCGCCGACGCCCTGGTGCAGGTCGCCAGGGAGATCGACGCCGACCTCATCGTGGTGGGCAACCGTCGCGTCCAGGGCATCAGCCGACTGCTGGGCAGCGTCGCCACCGATGTGGCTCACCACGCGCCCTGCGACGTCTACATCGTCAAGACGGTCTGACTCCGGAACGCCCGGGGCGGGAGCCTTTCGAGGCCCCGCCCGGGCGCTGCTCGCGACGTCCGTGGAGGGTCGGTCGGGAAACTCGGAACTGCCTGTGAACTCAACTCGTTCCGTCTCGGGTGTTTCGACGGATTCCACGCTTAGCTGCAGGTTTTCCACGGCCGACCTCGGCTTCCGACCTTCTCGCTGACGATCTACGACGCTTCGGAACGTTCAAACGACTTGGCGAGATGCGTGTCGACCAAGAACTGTGCGACGCCGAATGCCATCGTGACGGCGAACCGTGCATGCCTAGGGCCGGGGGCCACTGCTCGTTTGCTCTTGCCGTGTGCATCGCTCAACGCGTTTCGTAGGTGTCGGCGAGGAGGTCGTTCTCGAGGAGGACGGAAGTGCCGGAGTGATCGACGTCGAGACCGGTGAACCGGTCGCCGCGATCGAGAAGCCGTGGGCCGTGGACGCGAACGGTGTCGAAGTTGCCACTCGGTACGTGACGGACGGAAGTAACCTCGTTCAGGTGGTCGACCATCGGCAGGCGGACATCGCTTTCCCGGTGACCGCTGACCCGAAGTACTTCACGTGTGACGCATACACGCACCTCTGCGTGAAGTTCAGCAAGTCCGAGACGAAGAAGATCCGCAATCGTGTCGATGAGGGCGCCACAGCGGCCATCTTCGCGGGGGTCTTGTGCACGGGGATCCCGGCCCTCATCGGCAAGGCGACGTGCGCGGCCGCGGTCGCTCTGGTGGGCACGAAGTTGAGGAAGTCGTTCGTAAGCGCAGCAAAGAACGGGAAGTGCATCGAACTGCACTTCTTCATTCCGTCCGGAGTGTTAACTAGGTGGAAGACGGTGAACTGTTGATGAAGGAAATCGTGAACACCGCAGTAGTCGCGACGATGTTCTTCTGGTTTGGTCTGGTGTTTGCCCCCGGGGACATGGCAGCCGGAGCGGACATCGTGAAGGCGGGTCTCATCGGGACGGTATCGATCATCGCCGGGAGCGTGGTGGTCGCGTACTTCAAGGGCGAGTTCAAGCGCCCGAAGCAGACGGGCACGTCGACCCGTCACAACTGACGAACGACGAGTCGGCGCCGTCGAGGTTTCACCCCACCGGGTGCGCCTCGGCGGCGCTGTCACGTCTCGTCAACGCAGCGCAGCGAGAATTTGGCGAGCGTGGCCATCGTCGGTTTGTGCGGCAGAGACCCGCTTACTCGCGACGGGACGCTGACCCAGCACCAGATGGGGTGTCGAGAAGGCATTCCCACTCCCCGCGTCCAACGTGCCGTCAGCGAGCCACTCGATGCGTGCCATCGCGAAGTTCCTGAGCAAGGTTCGCGACCGTGACACAAAGGCGGCCGCTCCGAAAACGCGCAAGCGTCGCCGTCTCCACGAGATGACCCTCGGTCAGTGGAAGCCCGGCGAGCCACTCGTCACGAACTGGGACGACGACGACCCACCAGAACGGACCTGAGTCCTCACCGGACTCGAACCCGCTCATCTTCCCCGCGTTGAACTGAACGCGACCCACACCGCCACAGCCAGCAAACTTGGCGACCCCGAAAACAGCCCGACGCCCCGTCCGATCACTGATCGGCGGGGCTTCGTCGTTGTTGACACGGCGTTGACATGGGCCTGACCGGCCCCAACAGAGAACTCCCGCCCAAACGTCAGTTTGAGCGGGAGTTTCCCGACTGAAATTGCTCAGTTACCCGAACAACCCGTGGAGCCGGTGACGGGAATCGAACCCGCGTATCTTGCTTGGGAAGCAAGCGCTCTGCCATTGAGCTACACCGGCGGTGCTGCGTCGATCGTACAAGCACCGGCGACCGGGGTCAGAACTGGCGCAGGAAGTCGCGCACCTGAGCGATCAGCTCGGCGGGCTTCTCCTCGGGGATCCAGTGGCCGGAACCGGGGATCGCGGTCACGGTGACGTTCGGCGGGCCCTCGGCGCGACGCACGATGGACGGCGCCAGGACGGTGTCGGCCGTGCCCGGCAGGAACAGCAGCGGAATCTCCTCGACGCGGCGCGCGTAGCCTCGCCCGACCTTCGGGATCTCCTGGAGCATGAACGTGCGATAGAGCGCCTGCCCGGCCCGGGCCCGGGCCGGCTCGCGGAAGCGCGCGAGGTACTCCTCACGGTCCGAGCGCTGCCACCGGTAGCCCGAGGCGGCCCCCAGCTTGAAGATCGTCTTCAGGACGACCTGCCCCGCCTGCCGCTGCAGGAAGGCACCGCCTGGACCGCCGACGATCGGCTGGTAGGCGAAGCGCCACATCTGGTGCAACGGGATGTCGGCCCAGGGCGCGACGATCGCGGCGGCGACGACCCCGCGGACGGCACCCTCGTGGCGGCTGGCGACCAACAGCGAGATCCAGGCACCCCAGTCGTGCCCGACGAGGATCGGCCGGTCGAGGCCGAGCTCCTCGATCGCGCGGGCGATCTCGTCGGCCATGACCCGCTTGTCGTAGGCGCCCGGGCCCTCCGGCACGTCACTCCAGCCCGCGCCGCGCAGGTCGACGGCGACCACGTGGTGCGTCTCGGCGAGCGCCGGCATCACGTGCCGCCAGCAGAACCAGTGCTGGGGCCAGCCGTGCACGAGCACCACGGACGGACGGTCGACGGACTGATGGGCCAGACCCGCCTCGGCGACGTGCAGACGCACCCCGTCGACATCGATCCATCGGTGTTCGACGCCGGGAACGACCGGCAGGGTCGGAGAGGTCATAGGGCGATCGTAAGGTTGATCACATGCCTCTCGTCGAACTCGGCCGCGAAGACACCGTCCGCACGATCACCCTGAACGCCCCCGACCGGCTCAATGCGCTCGACTGGCCGCTCCTGCAGGAGTTGCGTGCGGCCGTCGAGTCCGTGGCCGCCGACGACGAGGCCCGTGCCCTGGTGGTCACCGGCGCGGGCAAGGCGTTCTGCTCCGGCGCGAACCTCGAGAGCCTCTTCGGCGACACCAGCCGCCCCGCCGACGTCCTGCGCGAGCACCTGATGAACGTCTACTCCTCGTTCCTCGGCATCCGCAGCCTCTCGATCCCCACGATCGCCGCCGTGCAGGGCGCCGCCGTCGGCGCCGGGCTCAACATCGCCCTGGCCTGCGACGTGATCATCGCCGGTCCGCAGGCAGGCTTCGGCCCCACGTTCAGCCGCATCGGCCTGCACCCCGGCGGTGGCTGCACCTGGATGCTGACCCAGCGGATCGGCTCGGCCAACACGGCAGCGGCGCTGTTCAACGGCGACATCATCGACGCCGAGACCGGACTGCGCCTGGGCATCGCCCAGGAGATCGACAAGGACCCGAAGGCCCGTGCGGCGGTCCTCGCCCAGAGCTGGGCCAAGCGCAACCCCAAGCTGATGGCCGACATCAAGAAGTCCGTCGGCGTCGCGGTGCGGTCCGACCTGCACGAGTCGCTGAACTTCGAGTCGTGGGCGCAGGCCGAGTCGCTCAGCAGCGAGGAGTTCGCGGCCTTCGCCGCGAAGTTCGCCTCGCGCTGATCCCCCGCGACGGTCGACCCCGACCCGTGGGAAAGTAAGGGTCCATGTGGACCCTGCATGGTGACGGCACGAACGTGAAGCCCGGCGCGATCGTCCTGCCCGAGGAACGACTGTCGTGGCCGCGCACGATCGGGTTCGGCGCCCAGCACGTCGTGGCGATGTTCGGTGCGACGTTCCTCGTGCCGCTGCTCACGGGCATGCCGCCGACGACGACGCTGTTCTTCTCCGGCTTCGGCACGCTGTTCTTCCTGCTCATCACGTGGGGCCGCCTGCCCAGCTACCTGGGCTCGTCGTTCGCGTTCATCGCCCCGGTCAAGGCGCTCGTCGAGGACGGCGACATGGGCTCGGCGCTGTTCGGCATCATGTGCACGGGCATCCTGCTGGCGCTCATCGGCGCCCTCGTGCAGATCACCGGCGCGGCGTGGCTCGACCGGCTCATGCCGCCCGTCGTCACGGGTGCGATCGTGGCGCTCATCGGCTTCGCCCTCGCCGGCGCCGCGACGGAGAACTACGGCAAGGCGCCCCTCGTCGCGACCATCACCCTCGCCGTCGTCTGCCTGTCGGCCGTGGTGCTGCGCGGCTTCGCCGCCCGCCTGTCGATCCTCTTCGGCATCATCGTGGGATACCTCGTGGCACTCGGGCTGGGTGACGTCAGCTTCGACAAGGTCGACAAGGCCGCGTGGATCGGGCTGCCCGACTTCCACCACCCCACGGTCGACTGGTCCGTGCTGCCCATGTTCCTGCCCATCGTGCTCGCGCTCGTCGCCGAGAACGTGGGTCACGTGCGCAGCGTCGCGCACCTCACGAACCGCCCCGCGATCAACCGCGAGTCGGGCCGTGCGCTGATCGCCGACGGGGTCGCTACGACCGTCGCCGGCGGCTTCGGCGGCTCCGCCACCACGACCTACGGCGAGAACATCGGCGTCATGACCGCGACGCGCGTCTTCTCGAGCGCGGCCTACGTCGTCGCCGGCGTCGTCGCGATGCTGCTGAGCCTCTCCCCCAAGTTCGGCGCCCTGCTCATGACGATCCCCGAGGGGGTCATCGGTGGCGTCACCGTGGCCCTCTACGGCCTCATCGGCCTGATCGGCGTGCGGATCTGGTCGGACAACCACATCGACTTCGCCGACCCGGTGAACCTGTACACCGCGGCCGCCGCCCTGATCATCGGCATCGGCAACCTGACGGTCGCCCGGGGCGACGTGTCCCTGTCGGGCATCACGCTCGGGTCGATCGCCGCGATCGTGATCTACCACGTGATGCGGGCGCTCCAGCGCGATCCGCACGAGACGGTCTCGAAGGACCCGGTCGACCCGGGCGCCTGACGCGCCACCCGGCGCTGCGGGCCTCGAGACGGTAGACACGTCCCGTGGGCCTGGAAACGGTGGTGCTCGTCGGCGTGTGCGCCGTCGCCACCTCGGCGCTCACCGCGGTGCTCGGCTTCGGCGGCGGGATCGTGCTGCTGGCCGTCCTCGTCGCCTTCGTCGACCCCCTCGTGGCCATCCCGTTGCACGCGGCCATCCAGGTGGTCTCCAACGGCACGCGTACCGTCGTCCGGCACCGGGACGTCGACTGGTCCGTCGTCTGGAAGACCTCGCTGCTGCTCCTGCCGGCCGGAGCGCTGACGCTCCCCCTCGCGCGGGAGGCGCCGGAGGCGGCGTTGCAGGCGCTCATCGCCGTGGCCGTGCTGGCCGCGACCTGGCTGCCCGAGTGGCTCTCGCGGCCCTTCCGTGCCCCGGGCACCGCCGGGTGGATCGGTCTGGGCGGCGTGATCGGCGCGCTGAATCCCGTGGTCGGTGCGACCGGCCCGCTGGCTGCGCCCTTCTTCCGAGCCGGCACCAGCGACCGACTGGGCTTCGTCGGCACGTTCGCCGCCACCCAGGTGTCCGGGCACCTCGCCAAGCTGGTGCTGTTCGGCGTGGTCGGCCTGCTGCCCGCGTCCCAGGCGCCCGCGGCCGCCGCCGGCATCGCCGGTGTCATCGGCGGGACCTGGCTGGGCAGCCGGTTCCTCGACCGCATGCCCGAGCGCAGGTTCGACCGGCTCTACCTCGTGGCCATCACCCTGGTCGCCCTCTGGCTGCTGGTCGACGCCGCCCGGTGAGGGTCAGAGCGCGCCGTGGCGATCGGCGACGGCGCGAGCCTCCTCGCGCAGGGCCTGCACCACGAACCGCACGCTGGGCCGCTCGAAGCGGTCCGGTCGCAGGACGGCCGTGATGTCGCGCCGGGCACGGATGCCGACCAGCGGGCGCGTGACGAGCCCGTTGTCGCGGGTCCGGGTCGTGAACCGCGGCAGGATCGCGATCCCGTGCCCCGCGCCCACGACGGCCTCGACGACGCCGTTGTCGTCGAACCGCTGGGCGATGCGCACCGACTCGCCGGTGACGGTCACCAGATGCTGCAGCACGCGGTCGTAGGGGAAGTCGCGCGGTGCGCCGATCCAGGTCTCGCCGACGACGTCCTTGGGCGAGAGGCTCGGCCGGTCCGCGAGCCGGTGGTCCTCGGGCAGAGCGACGTCGAGGGGCTCGCGCATGAGCGGGACCAACTGCAGGCCGCGGTCGTGCCACTCCTCGGTGGCCGACGGGGAGTCCGCGACGACGATGTCGAAGTGGGCCACCATGTCCAGGACCTCGAACCGCTGCGTCGGGTCGCGGTCCGAGCAGATCAGGTTGACCGCCGGCTCGGCGCCCACCCGCGACAACAGTCCCGGCAGGAGCATCTCGCCGCCGGTCGGGAACACCGTCAAGGTGACGTCGCCGGCGGGGCCGCCGAGGTACTCGCGCCACTTGGCCTCGGCCCGCTCGAGTGCGACGGCCACCTCGGTCGCCGTCTCGGCCAGCGCCCGCCCTGCGGCAGTCAGCCTCACGCCGCGGCCGGCCGGCTCTAACAGCGGCACTCCCGCCTCTGCCTCGAGGATCTTCAGCTGCTGCGACACGGCCGAGGGAGTGACGTCCATCTCATCGGCGACCGCCCCCACGGTGCCCCGTTCGGCCAGTTCCCGCAGCATCGCAAGGCGTCGCGCATCCATGTAGACAAACTACATCTTCGATGAAGTTCTGTTGGATTGTCCTTGACAGTGGCACGACGCAGAATGGAGGGAGAACGAAAGGAGCACCCATGACCTTCCTCACCCTCGCCGCTGTCGTCGCCCTCACCGCGGGCACCATCCACACGGCCTACCTGGTCGCCACCGACGGCCTGACCCGCGTCCCTACGCGTCGCGTCTGACGGCACCTCCCCAGAACCGACCCGCTCTCCGCACGGAGACGGGTCGTTTTTCTTTCCGGGATCGCCTTTCGCACTGGTACGACGCTGGAGTACGATCTAGTTACTGGCCAGTAGAACCCGCCAGTAACACTGGCAGCTTCATCTTCCCGGAGGTCCACGGCCCATGAGCCACTACAAGAGCAATCTGCGCGACGTCGAGTTCAACCTCTTCGAGTTGTTCGACCGCCAGTCCGTCCTCGGCACCGGTCCCTTCGACGAGGTCGACGTCGACACGGCGAAGAGCATCCTCGCCGAGGTCGAGCGCCTGTCGCGCGAGGACCTCGCCGCGTCGTTCGTCGACGCCGACCGCAACCCGCCGGTCTTCGACCCGGCCACCCACACGCTGAAGCAGAACCCCGAGTTCGCCAAGAGCTACCAGGCCTGGATGGACGCCGAGTGGTGGCGCCTGCAGCTGCCGACCGAGCTCGGTGGCCAGCCCGCCCCCTCCTCCCTCGTGTGGGCCATGGGCGAGTTCGTCCTGGGCGCCAACCCCGCCATCTGGATGTACGGCGCCGGCCCGGCCTTCAGCCGCGTCGTGTGGGAGAACGGCAACGAGCGCGACCAGAAGATCGCGCAGACCATGATCGACCGCAAGTGGCTGACCACGATGGTCCTCACCGAGCCCGACGCCGGCTCCGACGTCGGCGCCGGCCGCACCAAGGCCTTCCCGAACGAGGACGGCACGTGGCGCATCGAGGGCGTCAAGCGCTTCATCACCTCGGCCGTCAGCGACCTGGGCGAGAACACGATGCACATGGTGCTGGCGCGTCCCGTCGGCGTCGAGGGCGCCGGTGGCCCGGGCACCAAGGGCCTGTCGCTGTTCCTGGTCCCCGAGCACCACTTCGACCTCGAGACCGGCGAGCTGACCGGCGAGCGCAACGGCGTCTACGTCACCAACGTCGAGAAGAAGATGGGCATCAAGGTCTCGGCCACATGCGAGGTCACCTTCGGCGATCCCCAGCTCGGCGGCCCGGCCACCGGCTGGCTGCTCGGCGAGGTGCACGACGGCATCAACCAGATGTTCCGCGTCATCGAGAACGCCCGCATGATGGTCGGCTCCAAGGCCATCGCGACGCTGTCGACCGGCTACCTCAACGCGCTCGAGTACGCCAAGGAGCGCGTCCAGGGCGCCGACATGCTGAACCCGGCCAAGGACGCCCCGCGCGTCACGATCACGCACCACCCCGACGTGCGCCGCTCGCTGCTCACGCAGAAGGCGTTCGCCGAGGGCCTGCGGTCGTTGATGATCTACACCGCGTCCTTCCAGGACGAGGTCATGGTCAAGAAGGAGTCGGGCGAGGACGCCAGCCTCGAGCACTCGGTCAACGACCTGCTGCTGCCGATCGTCAAGGGCTACGGCTCCGAGCGCTCCTGGGTCCTGCTGGGCACCGAGTCGCTGCAGACCTTCGGCGGCTCGGGCTTCCTGCAGGAGTACCCGCTCGAGCAGTACGTCCGTGACGCCAAGATCGACACGCTCTACGAGGGCACCACGGCGATCCAGGGCCAGGACCTGTTCTTCCGCAAGATCGTGAAGGACCAGGGCCGCGCGCTGGGCTACCTGTCGGACCAGATCAAGGCGTTCATCGACAACGAGTCGGGCAACGGCCGCCTCAAGGTCGAGCGCGACCTGCTGGCGAAGGGCCTCGAGGACACCACCGCCGTCATCACGGCGATGTTCAACGACCTCATGGCCTCGAACCCGGCCGACGAGAACGGCGACGCCCGCAACGTCTACAAGGTCGCGCTGAACACGACGCGCCTGGTCTACGTCCTGGGCGACCTGGTCGTGTCCTGGCTGCTGCTGCGTGGCGCCGAGGTCGCGCAGAACAAGCTCGATGCCGGCGCCACCGGTGCGGACAAGTCGTTCTACGAGGGCAAGGTCGCCGCGGCGTCCTTCTTCGCCAAGACCGTCCTGCCCCGCCTGGCCGCCGAGCGTGCGATGGCCGAGGCCGTCGACCTCGACGTCATGGAGCTGGACGAAGCGGCCTTCTGAGCCACTGACTCACTCGAGCGGCGCGCACCCGGTGGGTGCGCGCCGCTCGTGCGTGGGGACGTCCCTCACCCCGACCCCGGCTCCACTTTTGGAACCGGATCCACGTCGATCGGCCGGTGGAACGTGGATCCAGTTCCAAAAGTGGAGGGAGTAGGACGGGGACGAGCGACGGTCAGGCCGGCGGGCTCAGCAGTGCGTCGGCGTCGACCGAGGTCTCCCAACTCGGGTTGGGGCTGCGGCCCGGCCACACGTAGTTGCCGCCCCTCGAACCCTTCAGCCGTGCCAGACCGACGTAGGCGTCTGCGCCCCGGGTGGAGTCCGGTCCGACGACGATCAGCACCTGCTCGCCAACCCCGGCGTGCTCCACGCCGTCGGACCGGAAGTCGACCCACTCGTCAAGCTCGCCCGGTTCCAGTTCTCGGCCGAGCTTGCCCTCGAAGTCCGAGCGGACCTGGGAGACCTGGACCAGACCACCCTGTTCGCGGACCTCGACGGTCGTCGGCCGCGAATCGTCCCGCTGCCGAGTGACGTCCACGGTCAGGATCGTCTCGACGACGTTCGCGGGCTGGGTCACCAGCGGGCGAGTCGCGGTGACCGTGCCCTCGATGACGTTCGTGACGGAGGCCTCGTGCGCGAACTCCGCGAGCGTCGGCACAAAGAACGTCCTCACCCGTTCGCCTTCCATCTCCACCACGTGGCGTGGGGTCGGGACCGTCGGGCTCGGGTCCGTGCGCCATCGGTAGCCGGGCGCGTCGCCGCTCTGTGCGTTGGGGGTGCACGAACCCAAGGCCACGACGGCCGCCAGCAGCAAGCCTGCTGCATGCCTGCGGCCCCACTGTCGGGCTGGAGTCATCACTCACCCATCCGTCGGACCGATCTCTGAGAGCGCACACTATCGACCATGTGACCCGGAGTTACACCCAACAGGTTGAACCGGCCGGAACGACCCCACGCCGACGAGCACCGAAGAA
Above is a window of Aeromicrobium senzhongii DNA encoding:
- a CDS encoding HAD family hydrolase, with the translated sequence MTAPDIRLVVADLDGTLLDEHKRLPDGTIDLIRDLQAAGVAFAPASGRQWATLTAMFEPVSDGLVIIAENGSYVTDRGTEVAVHPLDAAWVSTSVARIQELADEGVDLGIVVCGVKSAWITRTDRPFLDQVEPYYRRLEVTDDLTTIDDTIIKLAVHDFGDLEAVTAPFLREYCHPNPVAVSGAHWVDVMAEGVDKGLAVRELQKAMGIDATQTMAFGDYLNDYEMLQAADWSFAMGNAHPDIIDVANYTAPPNTENGVITTVRTVLGI
- the dcd gene encoding dCTP deaminase, with amino-acid sequence MLLSDRDILAEIDAGRVALDPYEPSMIQPSSIDVRLDKFFRVFDNHKYPHIDPAQDQSDLTREVEVNGDDAFILHPGEFVLGSTYEYVTLPDDVAARLEGKSSLGRLGLMTHSTAGFIDPGFQGHITLELANVATLPIKLYPGMKIGQLCFFRLTSAAENPYGSTKYGSRYQGQRGPTASRSHANFHRSVID
- a CDS encoding universal stress protein, translating into MYKNILVGVDGSDSAQRAAEVAAGLASATGATLHIVTAVDEKGGAPSDLPEGMHPLSPGERAEAIARQVAESLSYKGTVQASPAPGKPADALVQVAREIDADLIVVGNRRVQGISRLLGSVATDVAHHAPCDVYIVKTV
- a CDS encoding alpha/beta fold hydrolase, translated to MTSPTLPVVPGVEHRWIDVDGVRLHVAEAGLAHQSVDRPSVVLVHGWPQHWFCWRHVMPALAETHHVVAVDLRGAGWSDVPEGPGAYDKRVMADEIARAIEELGLDRPILVGHDWGAWISLLVASRHEGAVRGVVAAAIVAPWADIPLHQMWRFAYQPIVGGPGGAFLQRQAGQVVLKTIFKLGAASGYRWQRSDREEYLARFREPARARAGQALYRTFMLQEIPKVGRGYARRVEEIPLLFLPGTADTVLAPSIVRRAEGPPNVTVTAIPGSGHWIPEEKPAELIAQVRDFLRQF
- a CDS encoding enoyl-CoA hydratase, producing MPLVELGREDTVRTITLNAPDRLNALDWPLLQELRAAVESVAADDEARALVVTGAGKAFCSGANLESLFGDTSRPADVLREHLMNVYSSFLGIRSLSIPTIAAVQGAAVGAGLNIALACDVIIAGPQAGFGPTFSRIGLHPGGGCTWMLTQRIGSANTAAALFNGDIIDAETGLRLGIAQEIDKDPKARAAVLAQSWAKRNPKLMADIKKSVGVAVRSDLHESLNFESWAQAESLSSEEFAAFAAKFASR
- a CDS encoding uracil-xanthine permease family protein, translated to MWTLHGDGTNVKPGAIVLPEERLSWPRTIGFGAQHVVAMFGATFLVPLLTGMPPTTTLFFSGFGTLFFLLITWGRLPSYLGSSFAFIAPVKALVEDGDMGSALFGIMCTGILLALIGALVQITGAAWLDRLMPPVVTGAIVALIGFALAGAATENYGKAPLVATITLAVVCLSAVVLRGFAARLSILFGIIVGYLVALGLGDVSFDKVDKAAWIGLPDFHHPTVDWSVLPMFLPIVLALVAENVGHVRSVAHLTNRPAINRESGRALIADGVATTVAGGFGGSATTTYGENIGVMTATRVFSSAAYVVAGVVAMLLSLSPKFGALLMTIPEGVIGGVTVALYGLIGLIGVRIWSDNHIDFADPVNLYTAAAALIIGIGNLTVARGDVSLSGITLGSIAAIVIYHVMRALQRDPHETVSKDPVDPGA
- a CDS encoding sulfite exporter TauE/SafE family protein; this translates as MGLETVVLVGVCAVATSALTAVLGFGGGIVLLAVLVAFVDPLVAIPLHAAIQVVSNGTRTVVRHRDVDWSVVWKTSLLLLPAGALTLPLAREAPEAALQALIAVAVLAATWLPEWLSRPFRAPGTAGWIGLGGVIGALNPVVGATGPLAAPFFRAGTSDRLGFVGTFAATQVSGHLAKLVLFGVVGLLPASQAPAAAAGIAGVIGGTWLGSRFLDRMPERRFDRLYLVAITLVALWLLVDAAR
- a CDS encoding LysR family transcriptional regulator — translated: MDARRLAMLRELAERGTVGAVADEMDVTPSAVSQQLKILEAEAGVPLLEPAGRGVRLTAAGRALAETATEVAVALERAEAKWREYLGGPAGDVTLTVFPTGGEMLLPGLLSRVGAEPAVNLICSDRDPTQRFEVLDMVAHFDIVVADSPSATEEWHDRGLQLVPLMREPLDVALPEDHRLADRPSLSPKDVVGETWIGAPRDFPYDRVLQHLVTVTGESVRIAQRFDDNGVVEAVVGAGHGIAILPRFTTRTRDNGLVTRPLVGIRARRDITAVLRPDRFERPSVRFVVQALREEARAVADRHGAL
- a CDS encoding acyl-CoA dehydrogenase produces the protein MSHYKSNLRDVEFNLFELFDRQSVLGTGPFDEVDVDTAKSILAEVERLSREDLAASFVDADRNPPVFDPATHTLKQNPEFAKSYQAWMDAEWWRLQLPTELGGQPAPSSLVWAMGEFVLGANPAIWMYGAGPAFSRVVWENGNERDQKIAQTMIDRKWLTTMVLTEPDAGSDVGAGRTKAFPNEDGTWRIEGVKRFITSAVSDLGENTMHMVLARPVGVEGAGGPGTKGLSLFLVPEHHFDLETGELTGERNGVYVTNVEKKMGIKVSATCEVTFGDPQLGGPATGWLLGEVHDGINQMFRVIENARMMVGSKAIATLSTGYLNALEYAKERVQGADMLNPAKDAPRVTITHHPDVRRSLLTQKAFAEGLRSLMIYTASFQDEVMVKKESGEDASLEHSVNDLLLPIVKGYGSERSWVLLGTESLQTFGGSGFLQEYPLEQYVRDAKIDTLYEGTTAIQGQDLFFRKIVKDQGRALGYLSDQIKAFIDNESGNGRLKVERDLLAKGLEDTTAVITAMFNDLMASNPADENGDARNVYKVALNTTRLVYVLGDLVVSWLLLRGAEVAQNKLDAGATGADKSFYEGKVAAASFFAKTVLPRLAAERAMAEAVDLDVMELDEAAF